One Natronolimnobius sp. AArcel1 genomic region harbors:
- a CDS encoding Hsp20/alpha crystallin family protein: MTLREFGRSITNTVYRQVGRANGHLQSNRSLPVDVLESDTAYLVVFDAPGTDPDDIEVRYLSGSVKIRIERYREFRDRYDVRFPGRGLQLEGEADLPADAVVDPDAGAARLTEHGTLRIEIPKDETLAEDDETDTERAVADHDHAAHAESIEPGEVTVDD, translated from the coding sequence GTGACGCTGCGAGAGTTCGGCCGCTCGATTACGAACACCGTGTATCGACAGGTCGGACGCGCAAACGGCCATCTGCAATCGAATCGATCGCTCCCGGTCGACGTCCTCGAGAGCGACACCGCGTATCTCGTCGTCTTCGACGCGCCGGGAACCGACCCCGACGATATCGAGGTACGGTATCTCAGCGGCAGCGTCAAAATCCGCATCGAACGGTATCGCGAGTTCCGTGATCGATACGACGTTCGCTTCCCCGGTCGCGGACTGCAACTCGAGGGAGAGGCTGACCTCCCCGCTGATGCTGTTGTCGATCCGGATGCGGGCGCGGCTCGACTCACCGAACACGGTACGCTTCGCATCGAAATTCCGAAAGACGAGACGCTTGCAGAAGACGACGAGACGGACACCGAGCGCGCGGTTGCAGACCACGACCACGCTGCACACGCAGAGAGTATCGAACCGGGCGAAGTGACGGTTGACGACTGA
- a CDS encoding radical SAM protein — MTDPEALSVTIVDGYVDEPAHFGVPPYISTYPRYTAGALVEAGVPREQITYHTIDGLREETNRWRDVDDADLLIYLGGMTVPGKYVGGTPAEPDEVRKLAWTASGTSLMGGPVKFGVGEENAGATETERQDLDFDFVAKGDVEAAVYDLVESGLEGFNNRMRDIDEVSRWAQEGAFVVEQHPNHPDHLIAELETSRGCAYRCSFCTEPLYGNPEFRPPPTVVGEVDALSNHGVRNFRIGRQADILAYGGDGEAPNPDALRQLYSGIREVAPDLETLHLDNMNPITIVNWPEKSREGIRIIAEHNTPGDTAAFGLESADPVVQEENNLNVSAEECFEAVRIVNEEGGWRPGGDTETAPNFGADAPNCLPKLLPGINLLHGLKAEREETYEHNREFLERVYDEGYMLRRINIRQVMSFAGTDMSDTGAEIANEHKQLFKRYKQEIREEIDQPMLERVAPPGTVLPDVHLEYHQDGKTFGRQLGTYPLLVGIPGERDLGQTIDVAVVDHGYRSVTGVPHPLDLNAASMDELTAIPGIGDRTAGDLVVNRPYDTIGDAQTAADAELDLTRFATISVPPLE; from the coding sequence ATGACTGACCCCGAGGCGCTGTCCGTGACGATCGTCGACGGCTACGTCGACGAACCCGCACACTTCGGGGTGCCGCCGTACATCTCGACGTACCCCCGCTATACGGCCGGTGCACTCGTCGAGGCGGGCGTCCCCCGCGAGCAGATCACCTACCATACTATCGATGGCCTGCGCGAGGAGACAAACCGCTGGCGCGATGTCGACGATGCTGATCTCCTGATCTATCTGGGCGGAATGACTGTCCCCGGCAAGTACGTCGGCGGCACACCGGCCGAACCCGACGAAGTCCGCAAACTCGCCTGGACCGCAAGCGGAACGAGCCTGATGGGCGGCCCCGTCAAGTTCGGCGTCGGCGAGGAAAACGCCGGCGCGACCGAAACCGAGCGCCAAGATCTGGATTTCGACTTCGTCGCCAAAGGCGATGTCGAAGCGGCTGTCTACGATCTCGTCGAGAGCGGTCTCGAGGGCTTTAACAACCGGATGCGCGATATCGACGAAGTCTCCCGGTGGGCCCAGGAAGGCGCGTTCGTCGTCGAACAACACCCCAACCATCCAGACCACCTCATCGCCGAACTCGAGACCTCTCGTGGCTGTGCCTACCGCTGTTCGTTCTGTACGGAACCGCTCTATGGCAACCCCGAGTTCCGGCCGCCACCGACCGTCGTCGGCGAGGTCGATGCGCTGTCGAACCACGGCGTCCGCAACTTCCGCATCGGTAGGCAGGCGGATATTCTGGCCTACGGCGGCGACGGCGAAGCGCCCAATCCCGACGCGCTCCGGCAACTCTACAGCGGCATCCGCGAGGTTGCACCCGACCTCGAGACGCTCCATCTGGACAATATGAATCCCATCACCATCGTCAACTGGCCCGAGAAAAGTCGGGAAGGGATTCGGATCATCGCCGAACACAACACGCCCGGCGACACGGCCGCGTTCGGCCTCGAGTCTGCGGACCCAGTGGTTCAGGAGGAAAACAATCTGAACGTCAGCGCCGAGGAGTGTTTCGAGGCAGTGCGTATCGTCAACGAAGAAGGCGGGTGGCGACCCGGTGGCGACACGGAGACGGCACCGAATTTCGGTGCGGACGCGCCGAATTGCTTGCCGAAACTCCTCCCTGGGATCAATCTGCTCCACGGTCTCAAAGCCGAACGCGAGGAGACCTACGAGCATAACCGCGAATTCTTGGAGCGCGTCTACGACGAGGGCTACATGCTTCGGCGAATCAACATCCGGCAGGTCATGTCGTTCGCCGGCACCGACATGTCCGATACGGGAGCCGAAATCGCCAACGAACACAAGCAACTGTTCAAACGCTACAAACAGGAAATCCGTGAGGAGATCGATCAGCCGATGCTCGAGCGCGTTGCTCCGCCGGGAACCGTGCTCCCGGATGTCCACCTCGAGTACCATCAGGATGGGAAGACGTTCGGACGCCAACTCGGCACGTATCCGCTGCTCGTCGGCATTCCGGGCGAACGCGACCTTGGGCAGACAATCGACGTGGCGGTCGTCGACCACGGCTATCGCTCAGTGACGGGCGTTCCGCACCCGCTTGATCTCAACGCGGCATCGATGGACGAACTCACCGCGATTCCGGGCATCGGTGACCGAACTGCCGGCGATCTCGTCGTCAATCGCCCCTACGACACCATCGGCGACGCCCAGACCGCGGCCGACGCCGAACTCGATCTCACTCGGTTTGCAACGATCTCAGTGCCACCGCTCGAGTAA
- a CDS encoding TRAM domain-containing protein produces MEISEKLLCLFSTEVSAEEDRYVIEVPRQEVETGDIDPGDVYRVALISRDDGDDADGEAVAQQPQSAPSEPQPPVDVSETRYVEIEDIGKQGDGIARVERGYVIIVPGADVGDRVKIEVTEVKSNFAVGEIIEETF; encoded by the coding sequence GTGGAAATATCTGAAAAGCTCCTGTGTCTGTTCAGCACTGAGGTATCAGCAGAGGAGGATCGGTATGTCATCGAGGTACCGCGTCAAGAAGTTGAAACTGGCGACATCGATCCGGGGGATGTCTATCGCGTTGCACTCATCTCACGCGACGATGGCGACGACGCTGATGGGGAAGCCGTTGCACAACAACCCCAGAGCGCGCCATCCGAGCCACAGCCACCGGTCGATGTCAGCGAAACCCGTTACGTCGAAATCGAAGACATCGGCAAGCAAGGCGACGGCATCGCGCGCGTCGAACGGGGCTACGTCATTATCGTCCCAGGGGCCGACGTCGGCGATCGCGTCAAGATCGAAGTCACCGAAGTCAAATCGAATTTCGCCGTCGGCGAAATCATCGAAGAGACGTTCTAA
- a CDS encoding heptaprenylglyceryl phosphate synthase, which produces MTSDWEWDWDAITHVTKVDPEKPLPADLSVLEGTDLVMIGGSDGVTAQNTLEAVTAIQDSGLDIPVWQEPYRSDHVSTETIDAVDGLSVPAVYNGDWDHFVGKHIDLFTKVGQKPSETIASSVPLVGGLVESKGIEKVSELTESLFGEGYVVQHLDSAAADRAGVETTYTPEEVAGAALATESFYGFPVFYIEYSGTYGGTDDVEAAADYLEETTLFYGGGIDSAAKAADILEAGADAIVVGDCFHDDPERFRETIPDR; this is translated from the coding sequence ATGACATCCGATTGGGAGTGGGACTGGGATGCGATTACGCACGTGACGAAAGTCGACCCCGAAAAGCCCCTCCCCGCTGATCTCTCGGTGCTCGAGGGCACCGATCTGGTGATGATCGGTGGCTCCGACGGCGTAACCGCCCAGAACACGCTCGAGGCAGTCACAGCGATTCAGGACTCGGGCCTCGACATCCCCGTCTGGCAGGAGCCGTACCGCTCGGATCACGTTTCAACAGAGACAATCGACGCTGTCGACGGCCTCTCTGTCCCCGCAGTCTACAACGGCGACTGGGACCACTTCGTCGGCAAGCACATCGACCTCTTTACCAAAGTCGGACAGAAACCGTCAGAGACGATCGCCTCGAGCGTCCCACTCGTCGGTGGCCTCGTCGAATCGAAAGGGATCGAAAAAGTCTCCGAACTCACCGAGTCGCTGTTCGGCGAGGGCTATGTCGTCCAGCACCTCGATTCTGCGGCGGCCGACCGCGCGGGCGTCGAGACAACGTACACGCCCGAGGAAGTCGCCGGCGCTGCCCTCGCGACCGAATCGTTCTACGGCTTTCCGGTCTTTTACATCGAATACTCCGGCACCTACGGCGGTACTGACGACGTCGAAGCGGCCGCAGACTATCTCGAGGAGACGACGCTGTTCTACGGCGGCGGCATCGACAGCGCCGCGAAAGCTGCAGACATTCTCGAGGCTGGCGCGGACGCAATCGTCGTCGGCGACTGTTTCCACGACGATCCGGAGCGGTTCCGCGAGACAATTCCCGATAGATAA
- a CDS encoding YkgJ family cysteine cluster protein: MHSLEAELNHARDLSVDEIADAIESIGFECTRCGDCCTSHGDDEHTATVFPDEVRTLEDAPINAAVASGKADLVPPVSDREWRDIAQPMPYGLTEGDDGLEGETFEWALQTDGCGDCAFYSETDGLGACTVHDDRPLICRTYPFSVGLDGTSQPMGEAVDSVSLSGREGDDGEAGTVHAHECEGLGRDISRADAEELAATLKERAVYELEEAIGVRDAYEPVTPSAGEVVVHDSEGAKRIDGTPLESE, translated from the coding sequence GTGCACTCACTCGAGGCGGAACTGAATCATGCTCGCGACCTCTCGGTCGACGAAATCGCGGATGCGATCGAGTCGATTGGCTTCGAGTGTACCCGCTGTGGAGACTGTTGTACCAGCCACGGCGACGACGAACACACGGCAACGGTGTTTCCAGACGAAGTGCGAACGCTCGAGGACGCGCCAATCAATGCTGCAGTCGCAAGCGGAAAAGCCGACCTCGTCCCGCCGGTTTCGGATCGGGAGTGGCGCGATATCGCCCAGCCGATGCCCTACGGACTCACAGAAGGTGACGACGGCCTCGAGGGTGAGACCTTCGAGTGGGCGCTCCAGACAGACGGCTGTGGCGACTGTGCGTTCTACTCCGAAACCGACGGACTGGGTGCCTGTACCGTCCACGACGACCGGCCACTAATTTGTCGCACGTATCCCTTTAGCGTCGGTCTCGATGGAACGAGTCAGCCGATGGGCGAAGCCGTCGACAGCGTTTCGCTTTCCGGCCGCGAGGGTGACGACGGCGAGGCCGGAACCGTTCACGCCCACGAATGCGAGGGCCTCGGGCGCGACATCTCCCGCGCGGACGCTGAGGAGCTTGCAGCCACACTGAAAGAGCGCGCCGTGTACGAACTCGAGGAGGCAATCGGCGTTCGTGACGCCTACGAGCCAGTCACTCCCAGCGCGGGCGAGGTCGTCGTTCACGACTCCGAAGGTGCAAAGCGAATCGACGGAACGCCTCTCGAGAGCGAGTAA
- a CDS encoding class I SAM-dependent methyltransferase produces the protein MDDDLRAIERHYDKLAANWTEITRGSTKEQILFPAVDSLLPDVSGKRVLDAGCGDGHYAATLAERGGDVLGIDASAEMVRVARERYGDKAEFRRADLTDSLSSIEDNTMDIVLCQHVISHLPSLETPLSEFARVLRPGGSLVVSTHHPFHDFLIVRDREYPNTTEALEMDLEPHVVPAHEGDPQYHETERFEIHWGGPDSDNPGTYFRRPLSALLEPLLSAGFSLSELVEPEPTEAFCESYPALADELEHRPSRAVCLHAVR, from the coding sequence ATGGACGACGACCTGCGCGCAATCGAACGCCATTACGACAAACTCGCGGCGAACTGGACGGAGATTACCCGCGGGTCGACGAAAGAGCAGATCCTCTTTCCCGCGGTAGACTCCCTGCTCCCCGATGTGAGTGGGAAGCGCGTTCTCGATGCTGGCTGTGGCGACGGCCACTATGCAGCCACACTCGCCGAGCGCGGCGGCGACGTTCTCGGGATCGACGCGAGCGCGGAGATGGTCAGGGTCGCCCGCGAACGCTACGGTGACAAGGCCGAATTTCGACGCGCAGACCTCACCGACTCGCTCTCGTCAATCGAGGACAACACCATGGATATCGTGCTCTGCCAGCACGTCATTTCGCACTTGCCGTCGCTCGAGACACCGCTGTCGGAGTTCGCCCGCGTGCTCCGACCAGGTGGCTCGCTCGTTGTCTCGACCCATCACCCGTTTCACGACTTTCTGATCGTGCGCGACCGCGAGTATCCCAACACGACCGAGGCGCTCGAGATGGATCTCGAGCCGCATGTCGTTCCCGCTCACGAGGGCGACCCCCAGTACCACGAAACCGAACGCTTCGAGATTCACTGGGGCGGCCCCGACAGCGACAATCCGGGGACGTACTTCCGCCGGCCGCTATCTGCACTCCTCGAGCCACTGCTCTCGGCTGGCTTTTCGCTGTCCGAACTCGTCGAACCCGAACCAACCGAGGCGTTTTGCGAGTCCTATCCTGCTCTCGCGGACGAACTCGAGCATCGCCCCTCGAGAGCGGTCTGCCTGCACGCAGTGCGGTAA
- a CDS encoding MBL fold metallo-hydrolase, giving the protein MDIRRCPVPTTTRAPGGETNAYVLGSDSVVLVDPVDESQDLDRLLADRSLEHILVTHTHPDHVGGVGAYAERTDATVWARHGRVERFRAATGVVPDRTFLPGTTLEVGGERIRILDAPGHAPDHIALEAGPGGPICCGDCAVREGSVVVGAPEGDMRAYVSTLRRLWARDPPALYPGHGPVIDQPRAVLERLLAHRTHRETRILEAVRDGAETLEELLEAAYEKDLTGVRDLAQATVVAHLEKLAVEGRLEWDGECAQPVMS; this is encoded by the coding sequence ATGGACATCCGTCGCTGTCCCGTCCCAACCACGACACGTGCACCCGGTGGCGAGACGAACGCCTACGTTCTCGGCAGCGATTCCGTGGTCCTTGTCGACCCAGTGGACGAATCTCAGGACCTCGACCGACTACTCGCCGACCGCTCGCTCGAGCATATTTTGGTGACGCATACGCATCCGGACCACGTCGGCGGCGTCGGCGCGTACGCTGAGCGAACAGACGCGACAGTCTGGGCGAGACACGGTCGCGTCGAGCGCTTTCGCGCCGCAACCGGCGTTGTCCCCGACCGAACGTTTCTGCCGGGCACGACGCTCGAGGTCGGCGGCGAACGCATTCGCATCCTCGATGCACCCGGCCACGCCCCCGATCATATCGCACTCGAGGCAGGCCCTGGCGGTCCGATCTGCTGTGGCGACTGTGCCGTCCGCGAGGGCAGCGTCGTCGTTGGCGCACCCGAGGGTGACATGCGCGCCTACGTGAGCACGCTCCGGCGACTGTGGGCGCGGGACCCGCCCGCGCTCTACCCCGGCCACGGCCCAGTAATCGACCAGCCACGGGCTGTCCTCGAGCGATTGCTCGCTCACCGCACGCATCGCGAAACCCGCATTCTCGAGGCCGTCAGAGACGGAGCCGAAACGCTCGAGGAACTTCTCGAGGCTGCCTACGAAAAGGACCTGACTGGCGTCCGCGACCTCGCGCAAGCAACCGTGGTCGCCCACCTCGAGAAACTCGCCGTTGAGGGTCGCCTCGAGTGGGACGGCGAGTGCGCACAGCCGGTGATGTCCTGA
- a CDS encoding helix-turn-helix domain-containing protein — MSMSTTEDPSLTGEETLSEDEYRDRLRELPPSAKLVAKVLETDSPLSQGQLAEESLLPDRTVRYALNRLEDVDLIGSRYSFRDARKQVYYLKH, encoded by the coding sequence ATGAGCATGAGTACCACCGAGGATCCCAGCCTGACCGGCGAAGAAACACTTTCCGAAGACGAATACCGCGACCGCCTTCGTGAACTGCCGCCCAGCGCGAAACTCGTCGCAAAAGTCCTCGAGACCGATTCCCCGCTTTCGCAGGGCCAACTCGCCGAGGAGTCACTCCTTCCCGACCGTACCGTTCGCTACGCGCTCAACCGCCTCGAGGATGTCGACCTCATCGGGTCGCGCTACAGTTTCCGCGATGCGCGCAAACAGGTTTACTACCTGAAACACTGA
- a CDS encoding class I SAM-dependent methyltransferase, which yields MKGQEWYQADDVAEEYDDKRFSKGGQLIDRREKEAVLEAIMPVEDRNILEIACGTGRFTVMLADQGADVVGLDISAAMLQQGRAKAQHANLEGTLEFLRGDAGRLPFPDDHFDTVIAMRFFHLADDPEAFLREMHRVSSDQIVFDTFNRFSARSVYNWALPMGSRLYSKSEVSELLAKTNLTLVDVEDDFLAPYGLYRSIPNALASPIRTLDTTIGGHSIPDHFASVSYWNTRIR from the coding sequence GTGAAAGGACAGGAGTGGTACCAGGCCGACGACGTTGCCGAGGAGTACGACGACAAACGCTTCTCTAAGGGCGGTCAGCTGATTGACCGTCGAGAAAAAGAAGCGGTCCTCGAGGCGATCATGCCTGTCGAGGATCGAAACATCCTCGAGATCGCCTGTGGTACCGGGCGATTCACGGTGATGCTCGCCGATCAAGGCGCAGACGTCGTTGGACTCGATATCTCAGCAGCGATGTTACAGCAAGGACGGGCAAAAGCACAGCACGCAAATCTCGAGGGCACCCTCGAGTTCCTGCGTGGTGATGCCGGGCGATTGCCGTTTCCGGACGATCACTTCGATACCGTCATCGCGATGCGATTCTTCCATCTCGCGGACGATCCGGAGGCGTTCTTGCGGGAGATGCATCGCGTCTCGAGCGATCAGATTGTCTTCGATACCTTCAATCGCTTTAGCGCCCGTAGCGTCTACAACTGGGCGCTACCGATGGGGTCGCGACTCTACTCGAAAAGCGAAGTCAGCGAGTTGCTCGCAAAGACGAACCTGACGCTCGTCGACGTTGAGGATGACTTCCTCGCACCGTACGGGCTCTATCGCTCAATTCCGAACGCGCTCGCCTCGCCGATTCGGACGCTCGATACGACGATTGGCGGCCATTCGATTCCCGACCACTTCGCGTCGGTTTCCTACTGGAACACTCGCATCCGGTAA
- a CDS encoding glycosyltransferase family A protein yields MELSVVISTLNDREQLVSCLDAVSNRTPDSTELIVVNGPSSDGTSGVVRQRSDIDVLVEISERNPNVSRNAGLEAATGDIVAFVDGEYAVEPGWYSAIERTLEGTSDEQTGSADVVTGPVTGEKRFDGTDPRPPRTVARREISLLDGDNVAFDRTVLEALDGFDEYLETGGARDCAHRVAGLGFEVDWSMEMAVRRETGTDSGAAELEWGPTYRALTYRLAKNYGPRPTVLLRTIGSAVRDGVSNVFGIFSGDATPTGWFSNGLEVVTNAVGGFADGLRARYGDRSQQRNPHGVSARHDRAVQLYDRRESEEDADADSEATDANSASDATAAVDGTDDN; encoded by the coding sequence ATGGAGCTCTCGGTAGTCATCTCGACGCTCAACGACCGAGAGCAACTGGTGTCGTGTCTCGATGCCGTGAGCAATCGGACGCCCGATTCGACCGAACTAATCGTCGTCAACGGGCCATCTTCCGACGGGACAAGCGGTGTCGTCCGCCAGCGGTCCGATATCGACGTCCTCGTCGAAATTTCCGAACGAAACCCAAACGTCTCTCGAAATGCCGGCCTCGAGGCGGCGACGGGCGATATTGTTGCGTTTGTAGACGGCGAGTACGCCGTCGAACCCGGCTGGTACAGCGCCATCGAACGCACTCTCGAGGGGACGTCTGACGAGCAAACTGGCTCTGCAGATGTTGTGACCGGCCCTGTTACTGGCGAGAAGCGATTCGATGGTACCGATCCGCGACCCCCTCGGACGGTCGCCAGACGCGAAATTTCGCTCCTCGATGGCGATAACGTCGCGTTCGACCGAACCGTCCTTGAGGCACTGGATGGCTTCGACGAGTACCTCGAGACTGGCGGTGCGCGCGACTGTGCCCACCGGGTTGCCGGGTTGGGTTTCGAGGTTGACTGGTCAATGGAGATGGCGGTCCGCCGCGAAACCGGCACTGACAGTGGGGCGGCTGAACTCGAGTGGGGGCCGACGTATCGCGCCCTGACCTACCGGCTCGCGAAAAACTATGGACCGCGACCGACAGTACTGCTCAGAACAATCGGGAGCGCCGTCCGCGACGGTGTCTCGAACGTTTTCGGTATTTTTTCTGGCGATGCGACTCCAACGGGGTGGTTTTCGAACGGACTCGAAGTTGTCACTAACGCCGTGGGCGGATTCGCCGACGGACTCCGCGCACGCTATGGTGATCGCTCACAGCAGCGCAATCCACATGGGGTCTCCGCGCGACACGACCGGGCCGTTCAGTTGTACGACCGGCGTGAGTCAGAAGAGGACGCTGATGCCGATTCCGAGGCTACTGACGCTAATAGTGCTTCCGACGCAACTGCTGCAGTTGATGGGACTGATGACAATTAA